A single Lactuca sativa cultivar Salinas chromosome 8, Lsat_Salinas_v11, whole genome shotgun sequence DNA region contains:
- the LOC111915581 gene encoding uncharacterized protein LOC111915581: MHEVGCHHLHFVRYSDQMGTSAAPPLSVADRYAIVDSCHCDAAAGEPRESMKPVVPSLCQSSGPSDATKWVVVSCLAYQVCVDTVLLCRPPPPKQLKGCRRCCHSLILPPSPPTSVDVGFIFWAVGGVCEVGVCFSVSRKFGCVGLLLPEKSQGRTTMAATSRPPWRFGNLSISSWSVPGRLQQCQVFLMTAGRRRRDRTPPYIFMIDSGDTLMSKLF, from the exons ATGCATGAAGTCGGCTGCCACCACCTCCATTTCGTTCGATATTCCGATCAAATGGGGACATCTGCTGCCCCGCCATTAAGCGTCGCTGACCGCTACGCTATTGTTGATAGTTGCCATTGCGACGCTGCTGCTGGAGAACCGCGAGAGTCGATGAAACCCGTTGTGCCGTCGTTATGCCAGTCGTCTGGTCCGTCGGATGCCACCAAATGGGTGGTTGTGTCATGCCTTGCATATCAGGTGTGTGTCGATACCGTTCTTCTATGTCGACCACCACCGCCCAAGCAGCTGAAGGGTTGTCGTCGCTGTTGTCATTCTCTTATACTGCCGCCTTCACCACCCACCTCAGTGGATGTTGGGTTTATTTTCTGGGCAGTAGGGGGTGTGTGTGAAGTGGGTGTGTGTTTCAGCGTGTCTCGCAAGTTTGGATGTGTCGGGTTGTTGCTGCCGGAGAAAAGTCAAGGAAGAACCACAATGGCTGCCACCTCAAGGCCGCCATGGAGG ttcgggaatctgtcaatcAGCAGTTGGAGCGTACCTGggagacttcagcagtgccag gtatttctgatgaccgcgggaaggcgaaggcgtgatcgtacacctccttatattttcatgattgattctggggatactctgatgtctaaactattttga